The DNA segment CCGCATCCAGCGCCGCCTTCGAGCCCGCATAAATGTCCGGGTGCAGCGCGTTGCGCGCCTCGGGGTTCGAGATGGTCAGGACCAGCGTCGAATCGACGCGTTCGGAAAGCAGTTGTGCGGGCATGGGGGCGGACTCTGTAAAACCGGACTCTGAAAACGATAAGGGACGGGCTTACTGCTCTTCGGCCAGCAGCGACAGGCCGAGGCCGGCGCGGCGCCACAGCCACGGGCTCGGGCGGTAGCGCATGTCGCCGGTCAGCGCTTCCATGTTGCGCAGCGTCTCCAGCACCAGTTGCGGGCCGACCGCGTCGCCCAGCGCCAGCGGGCCCTTCGGGTAGCCGAGGCCGAGGTTCACGGCGAGGTCGATGTCCGCCGGCGTGGCGATGCGTTGCTGCGCGATATCGCTGGCGATATTGATGATGCAGCAGAGCACGCGCTGCGCGACGAAGCCGGCCGAGTCGCGGATCAGCGTCACTGGCACGCCGTCGCTGGCAAACAGGCCATGCGCGGCGTCACGCGCGGCGGCGCTGGTGGCCGGCGTGGTCATCAGCGTGCGGCGCCTGGTGGCCTCGAACGGCAGCAGGGTGTCGATGGCGACGGTGCGGGCCGGGTCCAGGCCTTGTTGCAGCACGCTGGTGGTAGCGTCCAGGCCCAGCGGCGTGACGACGATCAGCGCGTCGGCCGACGGCTTGTTGCCGCCTTCCGGGATCACGCCGAGCGCGCCCAGAAGCCTGGTCACCATGGCGTGGCCGCGCTCGCTGTCGTGGCTGACCCACACGCTCGACGGGCGCGCGCTCGGCACCACGGCGGCGGCAGGCACCTGCTTCTGGCCATCGGCGTACGCATAGAACCCGGCGCCGGCCTTGCGGCCGATCAGCCCGCCGACCGCGCGGATCGCGGTGATCGGCGACGGACGGTAGCGCGGCTCCTGGTAGAACTGGTTGTAGATCGACTCCATCACCGGGTGCGACACATCCAGCCCGGTCAGGTCCATCAGCTCGAACGGGCCCATGCGGAAGCCGGCCTGCTCGCGCATGATGTTGTCGATGTCGGCAAACTCGGCCACGCCTTCCTGCGCGACCTTCAGGCCCTCGATGTTCATGCCGCGGCCGGCATGGTTGACGATAAAGCCCGGCATGTCCTTGCAGCGCACCGGCGTATGACCCATGCGCCGCGACAGCGCCATCAGCGCGTCGCCCACAGCGGGGTCGCCCGACAGGCCGTCGATGACCTCGACCACCTTCATCAGCGGCACGGGGTTGAAAAAGTGATAGCCGGCGACGCGGCCCGGGTGTTTGGCACCCACGGCGATCGCGGTGATCGACAGCGACGAGGTGTTCGAGGCGATGATGGCGTCTTCGCGCAGGATCGCTTCCAGCTTTGCGACCAGGTCGCGCTTGACTTCCAGCTTCTCGACGATGGCTTCGACCACCATGTCGCTGTTGGCCAGGTCTTCCAGCGCGGCGCACGGCTTGACGCGGGCCAGCGTCGCCTCGGCGTCGGCGGCGCTGATCTTGCCCTTGTCGGCGAGCTTGGCCAGCGTGTCCTGCAGGTACTGGCGGGCGGCGGCCACAGCTTCCGGGTTGGCGTCGTACAGGTTGACGGTCAGGCCAGCCTGGGCGGCGATCTGTGCGATGCCGCGGCCCATGGCGCCGGTGCCGACGACGCCCAGCGTGTCGATGGTGAAGGTGCTCATCATTTGTCCCAAAAGTTGTGGTTAAATTAGCACGATCGTACGTTTTTTGCACCTTTCCGAACAGACCGGAAGGGCAGGCGGCGTGCGCTGATCGGCCAGCCCGGACACGGCAGGCTCCGGATGGGCCACAATCCCCCTCAGACCCGCGACGCGCGGGCGACCATTCCAACAACGGAGAGAGACGACATGCTGAAGCTCTGCGGCTTTGCCGCCAGCAACTACTACAACAAAGTGAA comes from the Cupriavidus sp. P-10 genome and includes:
- a CDS encoding 3-hydroxyacyl-CoA dehydrogenase, which translates into the protein MSTFTIDTLGVVGTGAMGRGIAQIAAQAGLTVNLYDANPEAVAAARQYLQDTLAKLADKGKISAADAEATLARVKPCAALEDLANSDMVVEAIVEKLEVKRDLVAKLEAILREDAIIASNTSSLSITAIAVGAKHPGRVAGYHFFNPVPLMKVVEVIDGLSGDPAVGDALMALSRRMGHTPVRCKDMPGFIVNHAGRGMNIEGLKVAQEGVAEFADIDNIMREQAGFRMGPFELMDLTGLDVSHPVMESIYNQFYQEPRYRPSPITAIRAVGGLIGRKAGAGFYAYADGQKQVPAAAVVPSARPSSVWVSHDSERGHAMVTRLLGALGVIPEGGNKPSADALIVVTPLGLDATTSVLQQGLDPARTVAIDTLLPFEATRRRTLMTTPATSAAARDAAHGLFASDGVPVTLIRDSAGFVAQRVLCCIINIASDIAQQRIATPADIDLAVNLGLGYPKGPLALGDAVGPQLVLETLRNMEALTGDMRYRPSPWLWRRAGLGLSLLAEEQ